In Rubrivirga marina, the following are encoded in one genomic region:
- the fabD gene encoding ACP S-malonyltransferase, which produces MLAFLFPGQGSQAPGMAADLTEIPEARAILDEADDVLGFSLTELMFGDDAEVLKPTEITQPALYAHSLAANAALAARGVKPDLAAGHSLGEWSALAAVGALSFADGLQAVRRRGELMAQAGDVRPGAMSAVLGLDAEALEAVCQEATEAGEGEVVPANYNDPGQIVISGDAPAVERAGAAASEAGARRVVPLPVSGAFHSPLMKFARDGLKETLDALEIRVPSCPVVLNVTAEPTTDPDAIRLRLLDQLTAPVRWAQSLERMQAEGATRFVEVGTGKVLSGLVRRTLGRDAETAQAGTAAEIDALTA; this is translated from the coding sequence ATGCTCGCATTCCTCTTCCCCGGCCAGGGCTCACAGGCGCCCGGGATGGCCGCCGACCTCACCGAGATCCCCGAGGCCCGCGCGATTCTCGACGAGGCCGATGACGTCCTCGGCTTCTCACTGACCGAGCTGATGTTCGGGGACGACGCCGAGGTGCTTAAGCCGACCGAGATCACACAGCCGGCGCTCTACGCGCACAGCCTCGCGGCCAACGCGGCCCTCGCCGCGCGCGGTGTGAAGCCGGACCTCGCGGCAGGCCACAGCCTCGGCGAGTGGAGCGCGCTCGCGGCCGTCGGCGCCCTGTCGTTTGCGGACGGGCTCCAGGCGGTTCGTCGGCGCGGTGAGCTGATGGCGCAGGCCGGCGACGTCCGGCCCGGCGCGATGTCGGCCGTTCTCGGACTGGACGCGGAGGCTCTAGAAGCGGTCTGCCAGGAGGCGACCGAGGCGGGCGAGGGCGAGGTCGTCCCGGCCAACTACAACGACCCGGGCCAGATCGTGATCTCGGGCGACGCGCCGGCCGTCGAGCGGGCAGGCGCCGCGGCTTCGGAGGCCGGCGCACGACGCGTCGTGCCGCTGCCCGTGTCGGGCGCGTTCCACAGCCCGCTCATGAAGTTCGCCCGCGACGGGTTGAAGGAGACGCTGGACGCGCTCGAGATCCGCGTCCCGTCGTGCCCCGTCGTGCTCAACGTGACGGCCGAGCCGACGACGGACCCCGACGCCATCCGGCTCCGGCTCCTCGATCAACTCACGGCGCCGGTCCGCTGGGCGCAGTCGCTGGAGCGGATGCAGGCCGAGGGCGCGACGCGGTTCGTGGAGGTCGGCACGGGGAAGGTGCTCTCGGGGCTCGTGCGGCGGACGCTCGGGCGCGACGCGGAGACGGCGCAGGCCGGCACGGCCGCCGAGATCGACGCCCTCACGGCCTAG
- a CDS encoding beta-ketoacyl-ACP synthase III: MPQTTPTAAITAVGKYLPPDRLTNADLEKLVDTNDEWIRTRTGIEERRILKDPTKATSDMAVEAARECLAKAGVAPTEVDCILVATVTPDMVFPATACLVQTKLGATNAWGYDISAACSGFLYALTTGAKMIEAGMHQKVLVIGADAMTRIIDYTDRTTCVIFGDGAGAVLLEPRTDGTGVLDTVQYADGTGVHSLSQPGGGSLHPATHETVDARMHYAQQDGRAVFKRAVTGMADAAAEIMERNDLSPEDVRYLVPHQANLRIIDATARRMGLTDDKVMINIARYGNTTAGTLPLCLADWENQLRAGDNLVLAAFGGGFTWGATWLKWSYDGAR, translated from the coding sequence ATGCCCCAGACGACCCCGACGGCCGCCATCACCGCGGTCGGCAAGTACCTCCCCCCGGACCGCCTCACGAACGCAGACCTCGAGAAGCTGGTCGACACGAACGACGAGTGGATCCGGACGCGGACTGGCATCGAGGAGCGCCGCATCCTCAAGGACCCGACGAAGGCGACCTCTGACATGGCCGTCGAGGCCGCCCGCGAGTGCCTCGCCAAGGCCGGCGTCGCGCCTACCGAGGTCGACTGCATCCTCGTGGCGACCGTCACGCCGGACATGGTCTTCCCGGCCACGGCCTGCCTCGTCCAGACCAAGCTGGGCGCCACGAACGCGTGGGGCTACGACATCTCGGCGGCCTGCTCGGGCTTCCTCTACGCGCTCACGACGGGCGCCAAGATGATCGAGGCCGGGATGCACCAGAAGGTCCTGGTCATCGGCGCCGACGCCATGACGCGGATCATCGACTACACCGACCGGACGACGTGCGTCATTTTCGGCGACGGCGCCGGCGCCGTGCTCCTCGAGCCGAGGACGGACGGGACGGGCGTCCTCGACACGGTCCAGTACGCCGACGGGACCGGCGTCCACTCGCTGAGCCAGCCCGGCGGCGGCTCGCTCCACCCGGCGACGCACGAGACCGTCGACGCCCGGATGCACTACGCGCAGCAGGACGGCCGGGCCGTGTTCAAGCGCGCCGTCACCGGCATGGCCGACGCCGCGGCCGAGATCATGGAGCGCAATGACCTCAGCCCGGAGGACGTCCGCTACCTCGTGCCGCATCAGGCCAACCTCCGCATCATCGACGCGACGGCCCGCCGGATGGGCCTCACCGACGACAAGGTGATGATCAACATCGCGCGCTACGGCAACACGACGGCCGGCACGCTCCCGCTCTGCCTCGCCGATTGGGAGAACCAGCTCCGCGCCGGCGACAACCTCGTGCTGGCGGCCTTCGGCGGCGGCTTCACCTGGGGCGCGACCTGGCTCAAGTGGAGCTACGACGGCGCGCGCTGA
- the plsX gene encoding phosphate acyltransferase PlsX: MPVRVAVDAMGGDHAPGVVVEGVLDAIAEAGDRLTVLLVGREAEVRAELDRIGGAEGEHLRVVDAPQAIEMGESPTVALKAKPQSSIHLGIGAVKQGRADAFASAGNTGAVMAAALFGLGRLPGVLRPALPGYLPTPTGTCVLLDVGANVEVRPEHLVQFAQMGAVFGAAFLGKDDVSVGLVNVGEEPGKGTDTVKEAHHTLRELGERGALRFVGNVEGRDILQHGADVCVCDGFVGNVVLKLAESVATILPAMVKTEIGRQDLDGPSAQTVGGVLKGMLAPFDYQAFGGVPMLGIDGTVVIGHGGSSARACKQMVLSTAGLVEQNLTARIARALHDSSEATS; the protein is encoded by the coding sequence ATGCCCGTCCGAGTCGCCGTCGACGCCATGGGCGGAGACCACGCCCCGGGCGTCGTCGTGGAGGGGGTGCTCGATGCCATCGCCGAGGCGGGCGACCGGCTGACCGTCCTGCTCGTCGGCCGCGAGGCCGAGGTCCGCGCCGAGCTCGACCGGATCGGGGGCGCCGAGGGCGAGCACCTCCGCGTAGTCGACGCGCCGCAGGCCATCGAAATGGGCGAGAGCCCGACGGTCGCGCTCAAGGCCAAGCCCCAGTCGTCGATCCACCTCGGCATCGGGGCCGTCAAGCAAGGGCGCGCCGACGCGTTCGCCAGCGCCGGCAACACGGGCGCCGTGATGGCCGCCGCCCTCTTCGGCCTCGGGCGCCTCCCGGGCGTCCTCCGCCCCGCGCTCCCCGGCTACCTCCCCACGCCGACCGGCACGTGCGTGCTCCTCGACGTCGGCGCTAACGTCGAGGTCCGGCCCGAGCACCTCGTCCAGTTCGCCCAGATGGGCGCGGTCTTCGGCGCGGCGTTCCTCGGCAAGGACGACGTGTCGGTCGGCCTCGTCAACGTCGGCGAGGAGCCGGGCAAGGGGACCGACACGGTCAAGGAGGCGCACCACACGCTCCGCGAGCTCGGCGAGCGCGGCGCGCTCCGGTTCGTCGGCAACGTCGAGGGCCGCGACATCCTCCAGCACGGGGCCGACGTCTGCGTCTGCGACGGGTTCGTCGGCAACGTCGTGCTCAAGCTGGCCGAGTCGGTCGCCACGATCCTCCCGGCGATGGTCAAGACCGAGATCGGCCGCCAGGACCTCGACGGGCCCTCGGCCCAGACCGTCGGCGGCGTGCTCAAGGGGATGCTGGCGCCGTTCGACTACCAGGCCTTCGGCGGCGTGCCGATGCTCGGGATCGACGGGACGGTCGTGATCGGCCACGGCGGGTCGTCGGCGCGGGCGTGCAAGCAGATGGTCCTCTCCACGGCCGGCCTCGTCGAGCAGAACCTGACGGCGCGGATCGCCCGCGCGCTCCACGACTCCTCCGAGGCCACCTCCTAG
- the rpmF gene encoding 50S ribosomal protein L32 has protein sequence MANPKRRHSKARTAKRRSQYKVKSVPTTQECPNCSHAKLMHRACPTCGHYRGRAVIEVEGELY, from the coding sequence ATGGCCAACCCGAAGCGCCGCCACTCGAAGGCCCGTACCGCTAAGCGCCGCTCCCAGTACAAGGTGAAGAGCGTGCCGACGACGCAGGAGTGCCCCAACTGCAGCCACGCCAAGCTGATGCACCGGGCCTGCCCGACGTGTGGGCACTACCGAGGCCGGGCCGTGATCGAGGTCGAGGGCGAGCTCTACTAG
- a CDS encoding YceD family protein produces the protein MFRVRIAHLPDGLHQETHRPSADDLGLDPETFSGVEVDLRLDVAERRVLAAYTARATARLECDRTLDMYDEPVEGDHAVLFTADAPPPSEDEPDDDIQPLADDSLDIDLTASVHDTLLLALPLRRVSPAARAAEIPTAFGESSDDGLADDRWAALQALRSGDAEGDSDSSD, from the coding sequence GTGTTCCGGGTCCGCATCGCCCACCTCCCCGACGGTCTCCACCAGGAGACCCACCGTCCGTCGGCCGACGACCTCGGCCTCGACCCGGAGACGTTCTCCGGCGTCGAGGTGGACCTCCGGCTGGACGTGGCCGAGCGCCGCGTGCTCGCCGCCTACACGGCGCGAGCCACGGCCCGCCTCGAGTGCGACCGGACGCTCGACATGTACGACGAGCCCGTCGAGGGCGACCACGCCGTGCTCTTCACGGCCGACGCCCCGCCGCCGTCCGAGGACGAGCCCGACGACGACATCCAGCCGCTCGCCGACGACTCGCTCGACATCGACCTCACCGCCTCGGTCCACGACACGCTCTTGCTGGCGCTCCCGCTGCGCCGCGTGAGCCCGGCCGCCCGCGCCGCCGAGATCCCGACCGCGTTCGGCGAGTCCTCGGACGACGGCCTGGCCGACGACCGCTGGGCCGCCCTCCAGGCCCTCCGCTCCGGCGACGCCGAGGGCGACTCCGATTCCTCCGATTGA